The Caldicellulosiruptor obsidiansis OB47 genome segment AAAGCTACACAAATTATTTTTTTATTTTTAAACTGCTTTTATTCAAATAAATAAAAACCCATTTTTCTTAGCAAATATGGTGTAATCTTGTTGGTTACAGGAAGCTTATTTTTCTTCTGGTATAAATTTACTGCATATTCAAGTGCTGCTCCATACTTGCCATCGATGCTCCCTGAATAAAATCCGAGTTTTTTGAGCCTTCTTTGAACTGCCATAACATCCTCTCCAGTATCACCCGGGTAGATTGTTCTAAAACCATTTCTAAACTCTCCATATATGCCTTCTGAAATTACTACTGTAGTTCCAACAGAAATATATGAAAACAGTTCTTTCACATCCTTGTTGAGCATTCTAACACAGCCTTTGCTCACATGAGCCCCTATATAATTTTCATATATCGTTCCATGAATGCCATATTTGCCATATACAACATTTAGCCCCATCCACCTTCCTCCAAACCCTTCACCCCAGTAGTCTTTTGATATTATCTTAAATGTGCCAACTGGAGTAGGAGTTGAAGGCTTGCCTGGTGAAATTGGATATGACTTGTATAAAATCCCTTCTTTAAATACATATAGCCTACTGTCATCAATTGAGACATATATAAGATACGAATTCTTGTTGTGGTTTGATATACCCGAGATGGCTATTAAAGGTATTAAAATAACAAAAATTGAGAGTACAACCTTGAGTGGACTTTTTCTTTTCATTTTTACAATTTAAATCTTAGCACTTCAATAGATATAGTTTATGCAAAAGACAGAAATTTTATTAAAAAATTGAAGGCGGGGATTGAAAATCTGCTTTTCCCCACCTCTGAAATTCAAAATTAATTAACAAATACATTCAGATTGCTCTTCTTTATCCGAAAGTCTTACAATCCTGTTTTCATCATCCACAAACACAATCTTTGGCTTGTGATTATAATACTCTTCCATGGTGAGAAGACAGTATGCCATTATAATTATCTTATCGCCCACCTGCACAAGACGTGCTGCTGCTCCGTTTAGGCAAATAGTTCCGCTGCCT includes the following:
- a CDS encoding L,D-transpeptidase family protein, with protein sequence MKRKSPLKVVLSIFVILIPLIAISGISNHNKNSYLIYVSIDDSRLYVFKEGILYKSYPISPGKPSTPTPVGTFKIISKDYWGEGFGGRWMGLNVVYGKYGIHGTIYENYIGAHVSKGCVRMLNKDVKELFSYISVGTTVVISEGIYGEFRNGFRTIYPGDTGEDVMAVQRRLKKLGFYSGSIDGKYGAALEYAVNLYQKKNKLPVTNKITPYLLRKMGFYLFE
- the panD gene encoding aspartate 1-decarboxylase, yielding MFIEVLKSKIHRATVTEANLNYVGSITIDEELMKAAGIYENEKVQVVNINNGERFETYVIKGEKGSGTICLNGAAARLVQVGDKIIIMAYCLLTMEEYYNHKPKIVFVDDENRIVRLSDKEEQSECIC